The Coffea arabica cultivar ET-39 chromosome 6e, Coffea Arabica ET-39 HiFi, whole genome shotgun sequence genome contains the following window.
tatatttgaatatattaaaatttgaattcattgaATTTAAATACTAAATTACAGGCAGGGCTTTGATGTCACGGTCGACGCGGGATCAGCCAATGAGATGGCCCCATGTTGTAGTGATTATTATTGCCAGGAGCACCCAAATTTACAGAAACACCCCGTTGAATGAATGATTCcactaaaaatagtttttacaaattaaactttcttttttctttaatttaaaaataaagtCTTTCTTTAGCTATTGCACTCTTTTGAGGAGTATTGCTAGAAAAATCGACAGCACAAATCACGACATGCCTGTACTACTTATAATTTAGGGAAGTAAGAGAAAAATCATATACAAATAgaggagataaaaaaaaaatataaaactatGACATGAACACACATCATATTGTAAATTATCATTCTATTTTAGTTACATGACGACAGTTGTTTGCGTAACTCCTTGACATGTTAAATAATAGtttgggcaattttttttttatgtttttaggATGTTGACCGGTGGATTATTagagaaaaataatttgattgctatttcttttccatttcacGCCTTCGAGAAACTGACGTATTCATCAGTTACCACGCCATGAGAATTTTTTAGAATTGAATAGATATGGCTATTCCAGAATTTATACCCTATATGTTGTTGATGAAAAAGAGTTGGGCAAATGAAAGGTGCAAGGCACTAAAAGTTCTTCAAGTTTGTAAAGGAATAAAATAGCATGGAAGTTTTGATCTGCACTCAAGACTTTAAAAAGTAACAGACAAGTGACATTTGACGTCAAATTTCCTACTACCTAATTTTGATAAACtctcttttttatttccttcaaTTCCTCCAAGAAGAAGTCCAAAGGCATGTTGAGCATTTGGTTGGAACCCAATTAtttttatctctctctctctttgatAAGATCGAGTCAAGTGAAGATAACTATCTTTTATCTGGATGTCTATCCATGAACGTGAGGAAGTGATACATATTTAACAATCCGATTGAGATGGTGCAACttattttttgtaaaattgCTAAATAGTCCCTGAAGTATTTAGCATATAATCTCAACCCTACAAACATTTGGAACTTTTTGCTGCTTtttaccaatttgatattttacTTGGGCATTTGAAACATCCGtagattttcttccaaaaaagtTAAACATTGCAAACAAATTATAGGTAAAAGAAAATTAGGGGATATATAAGCTTGTCAATCAACCCTAGACTCCCCATTATGAAAAATTTGCAAGTTGGGtaggaaaaagaaataatatCTAACATCTCAATTCTCATATATGAAGTTTTAGCAGatattgaagttgatttgaAATGGATTGTTGAAGGCCTTTTTACATATGTTCAATTCCAGAGTATACCAATTGGCTACATGATGGTGGTggaggggttttttttttttttttttttttttttggtaagaacATGCCTAAAGGAACAAATTGGACTCAAATAGAAAGAAGTTGGGGGCGGGAGGATGTATGAACAAAAGCTTTAGGACTAAGTAAAAAATCAGGGAATACTTTAAGACAAATTTAACCATTTGGCCAAAATATGATAGGATCCTAAAAGATCTTTTGGGATTGGAGCCGTTTATTGAAAAGCACTTCACTTAATAGAgatttttaataaaagtacttATTAAGTGTTTAAACACTTTTAACTATATTGTTTGGATACATTgttcaataagtacttattgtatTAGACAATAtgtaattttaaataattaaatttgttaaaatataggataaaataatacatttatttacttcataatataggataaaataattaaatttaatattttattttttaaaacacaaaaattattccaaaagtACCAAATTTTAGCTTGCTAGAAGCCTAGAAGTGCTTTTAACACTAAACATCTCAAAAGTTTTATGGAATTATGTTTACCAACCATCTCAAAAAGTGTTTTTAGCAATAAAATGtgctttttttttgataaaaaataccGTAACTCCAAAAGTTCTTTTATGAGATCATATTTACCAAACATTTTAGAAGTGTTTTTTTAACCAAAGCACCACAACGCAAACGAGGCCTAAATCTTCTACGAAGTATCAAATCTTGGAGAAGTGTTTTGAAAGTCTTCAAGTGACATCttaaataaataatgaaaattaCGAACTTGACAATCACAGGCCGCAAAAGTCCAAGCTCAAATTTGTCAATCACTGACTTTAAGTAAATTTTTAACTAAAAATTGTCAATTTACTTACTTTAAGTGAATGCTTAGCTCAAAATAATTCCATATACATACGtctaaaacaccaaaaaaaaaagaaaaaagaaatgaaatttacACATAGTGTGAACTTGAGCCAAGTAAGAATTTAATTTACACATAAACGTGTATACTTTGCCAAGTGGAGCTTATTTAGAAACAGTCTAGTCTTAGGTGTTAAATTTTCCAAATACAGTTTAAATACAAGAATTTTGTGTGTAAATTAAGTAACGGACTCTCACGTCATCAACAAATAACTAATAACGAATAACAGAAAATGTTAGAATTTTTCTAATGGATGCTctataacatatctaatattcACCTAATATATcgtatatatacacatattaacaattattatttttcctTGAATTTATAGAATTAATCTTTCCTTCACTGACAGtgtgacagtgtatacactttcaGCGTtagatgaatgataactatacaaaatttgaatttgaaattcgacttttgcacacatgtcatgaatccaacggtgatattgtatacactttcagtgtatataagatttactcaaatttatatattttttctatttaatcttaTCTACCCtttcttatatttatttactttttaattaatcttatatttttaaaaatataatatctAAAATATACCTTAAGGGTACCCGTTGTACATGCTCCTTTTATACGCAATTATGTGTCTCAAATAACCACACATATTTCCTTTAGCAGAAAATTCCCCCCAACATTTTCAATCATTGTAGCGCGTACAGCCGTAGTCCCAACAGCTAGTCTTTGCAGTAATACACTTGTACAACACACAGAACACACACTGATCATTACTTACTTGTCATCCTAATAGTCAAATCCATTACAGCGTTACAACACAGTCAATGCACTGCTATCTTTACTCTCTTGACCTTTTCTAAACTGAAGTCTAGAAATTCGGCttttataaacctaatcccagaagaaacctcaaaagccggcaactcttgaggtcCTTCCAGGGACTTATAAACCAAACCCAAACCCCCCCCAGAACCGATGTGGGATGGCAAATCCCACAAGGGCAAGCCAGTAAGGCCGCTGCTGCTAAGAAGTAAAGACCCCTCACGACACTCAGTAAACTACCCTTGCATGAATTTGCACTGCTATCTTTACTCGTTCTCACACATTTTCGCTTTTTCAATTTAACCGTGTAAACCAAATGCTACaactaatatatattaatatatgtaCGCCCTTCCTTGTACACCAATAAATTTAGTATGTTTTAAAATgggtaaaaaaattttaagtttgtttaattattttaccAATTCAAAGGTCATGTCTCCAACTACTcagttaaaaaaattcaaaaaaaagtaattattGTCACGAGTTAGTCAATAACCATTAACGAGTAGTTAGTATATCTTTGTAAGTGTGCTTCgcataaatattaatatatatacatcaaattattttagtagtttttctaaaataaatgtaaaaattgAGTTCATTTAACTATTTTACCAAATCAAGTTGTCTTATCTCCAgcaacaaaataagaaattcAAAAGGTAATTCCAGCCAATTacccttgtttggattgtgaatttttttgtaaaaagaattttatgttttttgtaaatatatttttcaatcatttttttacatCACATTCATCAAACCGTTAgagtatattttttttataaaaacttctaaaaatagcaatcaaaACGGACATAACCTGcataaaatatttcatttgctttttgagaaaaatatagcaattaagtttatttaatttatgttatcAATTAAACCGTCATGTTTCTAATGACTAAACTAAGAAATTCAAGAAGGCAGATCAGTCAGATCACAGATTACCTACAAAACAAGCCCATAACCTCATGAATATTCAGAGAATATTTTCGTCATGTTTTACTTAATATAAAAATATGCCTGAtaatgataattttttttttgaaggactGATAATGATAAATTGAGCTCGAACAGAATTCTTTTTTTGTAAACGCCATAAGATGATAATCATAGTGGCTTGACGTCATAATCTTTATTATTATCATCTTAATTCACACGTCCattatgtatataagttgtcACGTACATCATATATGCATTCTTACGTATAATATACCATCCTCTCCGTAGGGGGGAAAAGTAATCCCAAATCTAAAATACGGCTTCTGTTTCCCTGCTCCCCGTCCCTTCCTTTCGTCGAAATTCCTTCACTGATTGGCTGTCCTCTGTGGCTGTCCCATTCCCCACTGACCCTTTTCCCTCTCTTCGGAATGAGATCCTACGCAAATACCTTCCCAtaccaaaaatgaaaaaaccaacaatataataaaaagaaagaaaaaaataaataaaaaagaaaagtttctcATTTGCCATTTCTCATTTTCCAGTTCGATTAGTTTATTTCCTCCCTCGCATCCAGCCGTCCTTCCTTTAACGCGTTCACGCGTAGACTTGTCTCCTGCTTTTGTGGTCTCCCACTATATATATCTCACCACCATCCCCCTCCCCTCCTTAGCAGGTGCAGGCCTTTCTTCTCCGCCATCTCTGCATCTGTTAAAAatttttggctttttttttttcaagaaaatacaatAATCCCATATTCACTTCCATTTCTCTTGATTCCAGCAAAAATATttcgagaaaaaaaaatctttttctgCCACTATATTCCTGTTGATAACAAATAAATAGttagcaagaaacaaataatGCCGTCATTGGAGGAAGAACTTTTCCCATCAACGCCGGGGAAGTTCAAGGATAGAGGAGGAGCCCATAGCATGAACCGGCAGTTCTACAGATGTTTCGCTTCGACGAGTACCATGTTCTTATGGGCTCTTTTCTTGATTGCTCTGACTGCGTCGTACTTGAGTTTCCAATCTTTCGTGGACTCCGGCTCCCGTTATTTCTCCTCCGCTTGGGGTGGCCACCATTGGGAGAAACAAGTTAAGAGCTCTGCCCAGATCCACCGGGCCAACGGGTTTTCCGTTCTCGTCACAGGTGCAGCCGGTTTCGTCGGGTCCCACGTCTCCCTCGCTTTAAAGAAACGGGGAGACGGCGTCGTTGGGTTCGACAACTTCAACAACTACTACGACCCGTTGTTGAAGAAGGCCAGAAAAGCGCTTTTAAACTCGCACAACGTTTTTATCGTGGAGGGAGATGTAAACGACGCTAAGTTGATAGCGAAGCTCTTCGACATTGTGGAGTTTACCCACGTGATGCATTTGGCGGCTCAAGCCGGCGTCCGATACGCCATGGAGAATCCTCATTCTTATGTTCATAGCAATATAGCCGGCTTGGTCACCCTTTTAGAGGCTTGCAAGAACGCCGATCCTCAGCCGGCTATTGTTTGGGCCAGCTCCAGTTCTGTTTACGGGTTGAATGAAGACGTTCCCTTTTCCGAATCGGATCGTACTGACAGACCCGCTTCTCTCTACGCCGCAACCAAGAAGTCCGGT
Protein-coding sequences here:
- the LOC113697250 gene encoding UDP-glucuronate 4-epimerase 1, whose amino-acid sequence is MPSLEEELFPSTPGKFKDRGGAHSMNRQFYRCFASTSTMFLWALFLIALTASYLSFQSFVDSGSRYFSSAWGGHHWEKQVKSSAQIHRANGFSVLVTGAAGFVGSHVSLALKKRGDGVVGFDNFNNYYDPLLKKARKALLNSHNVFIVEGDVNDAKLIAKLFDIVEFTHVMHLAAQAGVRYAMENPHSYVHSNIAGLVTLLEACKNADPQPAIVWASSSSVYGLNEDVPFSESDRTDRPASLYAATKKSGEAITHTYNHIYGLSITGLRFFTVYGPWGRPDMAYFSFTKGILQGKPITIYRGKNRVDLARDFTYIDDVVKGCVASLDTAKKSTGSGGKKRGPAQYRIFNLGNTSPVTVPMMVGILERHLKVKAKKNYVDMPGNGDVPFTHANISLARRELGYKPTTDLQTGLKKFVKWYLAYYGHNHGKSVKL